In one Fundidesulfovibrio magnetotacticus genomic region, the following are encoded:
- the trmFO gene encoding methylenetetrahydrofolate--tRNA-(uracil(54)-C(5))-methyltransferase (FADH(2)-oxidizing) TrmFO, giving the protein MASRYAVIGGGLAGCECALALARAGKASTLFEMRPGRMTPAHSGAGLGELVCSNSLRSDDPESAVGLLKREMERLGSVVLEAARAVSVPAGKALAVDRELFTARLTAAVEAEPLVSVTRREVESLDDPALQGFDHVVVAAGPLASQALSESLAAAIGGESLYFHDAIAPIVFAHSIDREKVFSQSRWEEGEGDYLNCPMEKDEYTAFHQALLDGERVVPREFEKELHFEGCMPVEALADRGFKTLVFGPMKPVGLTDPRTGRRPYAVVQLRPENREATCYNLVGFQTKLKYPEQERIFRMIPGLERAEFARLGSIHRNTYVNAPKVLSPVLELLARPGVFLAGQITGVEGYVESAACGLWLGHHLGRGLTLPPGETCLGALLAHLRRPVKKFQPSNVNYGLTPELTERAKKDSRKALYARRAREAWEAWEQTAG; this is encoded by the coding sequence ATGGCCTCACGGTATGCGGTGATCGGCGGCGGACTGGCCGGGTGCGAGTGCGCCCTGGCCCTGGCCCGCGCGGGCAAGGCCTCGACCCTCTTCGAGATGCGCCCCGGGCGCATGACCCCGGCCCATTCCGGCGCGGGCCTCGGGGAGCTGGTGTGTTCCAACTCGCTGCGCTCCGACGACCCGGAGAGCGCGGTGGGGCTTCTCAAGCGCGAGATGGAGCGCCTGGGCAGCGTCGTGCTGGAGGCTGCCCGCGCCGTGAGCGTGCCCGCGGGCAAGGCCCTGGCCGTGGACCGGGAGCTCTTCACGGCCCGGCTCACGGCCGCCGTGGAGGCCGAGCCCCTGGTGAGCGTTACGCGCCGCGAGGTGGAGAGCCTGGACGACCCCGCCCTGCAGGGTTTCGACCATGTGGTGGTGGCCGCCGGCCCCCTGGCCTCCCAGGCGCTCTCGGAGAGCCTGGCCGCCGCCATCGGCGGCGAGAGCCTCTACTTCCACGACGCCATCGCGCCCATCGTCTTCGCCCACTCCATCGACCGGGAGAAGGTGTTCTCCCAGTCGCGCTGGGAGGAGGGCGAGGGCGACTACCTCAACTGCCCCATGGAGAAGGACGAATACACGGCCTTCCACCAGGCCCTCCTGGACGGCGAGCGCGTGGTGCCCCGCGAGTTCGAGAAGGAGCTGCACTTCGAGGGCTGCATGCCCGTGGAGGCCCTGGCCGACCGGGGCTTCAAGACCCTGGTGTTCGGGCCCATGAAGCCCGTGGGGCTCACCGATCCGCGCACCGGGCGCAGGCCCTACGCCGTGGTGCAGCTGCGCCCGGAGAACCGCGAGGCCACCTGCTACAACCTGGTGGGCTTCCAGACCAAGCTTAAATACCCCGAGCAGGAGCGCATCTTCCGCATGATCCCGGGGCTGGAGCGGGCCGAGTTCGCGCGCCTGGGCTCCATCCACCGCAACACCTACGTGAACGCGCCGAAGGTGCTCTCGCCCGTGCTGGAGCTTCTGGCGCGCCCGGGGGTGTTCCTGGCCGGGCAGATCACCGGTGTGGAGGGCTACGTGGAGAGCGCGGCCTGCGGCCTGTGGCTGGGCCATCACCTGGGGCGCGGGCTCACGCTGCCCCCAGGGGAGACGTGCCTGGGGGCGCTCCTGGCCCACCTGCGCCGTCCGGTGAAGAAGTTCCAGCCCTCCAACGTGAACTACGGGCTCACCCCGGAGCTGACCGAGCGCGCCAAAAAGGACTCGCGCAAGGCCCTCTATGCCAGGCGCGCCCGGGAGGCCTGGGAGGCGTGGGAGCAGACGGCGGGGTGA
- a CDS encoding GGDEF domain-containing protein, which yields MLLPPSWPLRSHLRVHALVSTLLPCLLMAGFLSYYLSERLHERYAAEMLLTLKLQRHFVDTWLADRQRDVIRLADQPELKAPDPAQAEGDFRRFVAVMPEFRGLVYVDALGLTVLDTVAKPGLYLGDRVYFKEGRQGRPYITDLIVGRATGARLIIFSAPVQGPGGEFRGIVFAPISPDVIVQAVGGARLDYEGQTFLLDRVGAVVAGDEQLVPNPGAAQPSQEGLQGEAQEFTYLRRDGTAMMAMALPLSVPGWRLVAATPKETLRDAVRPVVGVVFAAGIVSFVVLLPLVLGFARRIGAVVEPLADHASQLAQGRYDLPLPALPTGRVPRELDTLARTYEIMREKIVLDVSALETMALTDALTNLPNRRYLMEEGPRLVELCARTRLSCACLLLDLDNFKAVNDLHGHATGDLVLAGVASVLRRTARGADILGRLGGEEFLLLCADTTREDALILAQRVREAVKDARIAPLNAGGVTVSVGVATLNTFVQPSGVLFDRLLVAADTAMYQAKAAGRDQVAVSPCDPDTSACTPDKR from the coding sequence ATGCTTCTTCCTCCGTCCTGGCCCTTGCGTTCCCATCTGAGGGTCCACGCCCTGGTCTCCACGCTGCTCCCCTGCCTGCTCATGGCGGGCTTTCTCTCCTACTACCTCTCCGAGCGCCTGCACGAGCGCTACGCCGCCGAGATGCTGCTCACCCTCAAGCTGCAGCGGCACTTCGTGGACACCTGGCTGGCCGACCGCCAGCGGGACGTGATCCGGCTGGCCGACCAGCCCGAACTCAAGGCCCCGGACCCCGCCCAGGCCGAAGGAGACTTCCGCCGCTTCGTGGCCGTGATGCCCGAATTCCGGGGCCTGGTGTATGTGGACGCCCTGGGGCTTACCGTGCTGGACACCGTGGCCAAGCCCGGCCTCTACCTGGGCGACCGCGTGTATTTCAAGGAAGGCCGCCAGGGACGCCCCTACATCACGGACCTCATCGTGGGCCGGGCCACGGGCGCGCGGCTGATCATCTTTTCCGCCCCCGTCCAGGGCCCCGGCGGCGAGTTCCGGGGCATCGTCTTCGCGCCCATCTCCCCGGACGTGATCGTCCAGGCCGTGGGCGGCGCGCGGCTGGACTACGAGGGCCAGACCTTCCTGCTGGACCGCGTGGGCGCCGTGGTGGCCGGCGACGAACAGCTCGTGCCCAACCCCGGCGCCGCGCAGCCCTCCCAGGAGGGCCTCCAGGGCGAGGCGCAGGAGTTCACCTACCTGCGCCGCGACGGCACGGCCATGATGGCCATGGCCCTGCCGCTTTCCGTGCCCGGCTGGCGGCTGGTGGCGGCCACGCCCAAGGAGACCCTCCGGGACGCCGTGCGCCCCGTGGTGGGGGTGGTGTTCGCGGCGGGTATCGTATCGTTCGTGGTGCTCCTGCCGCTGGTGCTGGGCTTCGCCCGTCGGATCGGCGCGGTGGTGGAGCCGCTGGCCGACCATGCCTCCCAACTGGCCCAGGGCCGCTACGACCTGCCCCTCCCCGCGTTGCCCACGGGACGCGTCCCCCGCGAACTGGACACGCTGGCCCGGACTTACGAGATCATGCGCGAAAAGATCGTCCTGGACGTGAGCGCCCTGGAAACCATGGCCCTCACCGACGCCCTCACGAACCTGCCCAACCGCCGCTACCTCATGGAGGAAGGGCCGCGCCTCGTGGAGCTCTGCGCGCGCACCCGCCTGTCCTGCGCCTGCCTGCTCCTGGACCTGGACAACTTCAAGGCCGTCAACGACCTCCACGGCCACGCCACGGGCGACCTCGTGCTGGCCGGCGTGGCCTCGGTGCTGCGGCGCACGGCGCGCGGGGCCGACATCCTGGGCCGCCTGGGCGGGGAGGAGTTCCTGCTGCTGTGCGCCGACACCACGCGCGAGGACGCGCTCATCCTGGCCCAGCGCGTGCGCGAGGCCGTCAAGGACGCGCGCATAGCCCCCCTGAACGCGGGCGGCGTCACCGTGAGCGTGGGCGTGGCCACCCTGAACACCTTCGTCCAGCCCTCGGGCGTGCTTTTCGACCGCCTGCTCGTGGCCGCCGACACGGCCATGTACCAGGCCAAGGCCGCAGGACGCGACCAGGTGGCGGTCTCCCCGTGCGACCCCGACACGTCCGCCTGCACGCCCGACAAACGGTAA
- a CDS encoding radical SAM protein, whose protein sequence is MHYEGTIIRPPSEADSILLQVSAGCSRNACAFCGAYVGQRFAVIPEGRVFEDIDWAAARLGGNRRLFLCGGDALTLPMERLERVFARVRERLPRVGRVGAYASALGLEGKSRDDLARLASLGLDTVYMGLESGDDAVLEAMNKGSTAGEILAAGRMVMDAGLRLSVTVITGLGGLEGSERHARLTGEALAALSPHHAAALTLIPVPGTPLWRRIREGRFVLPEGPEMVRELRALLEHAHMERGLFLADHASNHVPLRLRMPRDREAGLALLDEALAGRRGLKPESARRL, encoded by the coding sequence GTGCACTACGAAGGGACCATCATCCGCCCGCCCAGCGAGGCCGACAGCATCCTGCTTCAGGTGAGCGCGGGCTGCTCGCGCAACGCCTGCGCCTTCTGCGGGGCCTACGTGGGCCAGCGCTTCGCCGTGATCCCCGAAGGCCGCGTCTTCGAGGACATCGACTGGGCGGCGGCGCGCCTGGGGGGCAACCGCAGGCTCTTCCTGTGCGGCGGCGACGCCCTCACCCTGCCCATGGAGCGCCTGGAGCGCGTGTTCGCCCGCGTGCGCGAGCGCCTGCCGCGCGTGGGGCGCGTGGGGGCCTACGCCAGCGCCCTGGGCCTGGAGGGCAAATCCCGGGACGACCTGGCCCGGCTGGCCTCCCTGGGCCTGGACACCGTGTACATGGGCCTGGAATCCGGCGACGACGCGGTGCTCGAAGCCATGAACAAGGGCTCCACGGCGGGGGAAATCCTCGCGGCCGGGCGCATGGTCATGGACGCGGGGCTTCGGCTCTCCGTCACGGTGATCACGGGGCTGGGCGGCCTGGAGGGCTCCGAGCGCCACGCGCGGCTCACCGGGGAGGCCCTGGCCGCGCTCTCGCCCCACCACGCGGCGGCGCTCACGCTCATTCCCGTGCCGGGAACGCCCCTGTGGCGGCGCATCCGGGAGGGGCGCTTCGTCCTGCCCGAGGGGCCGGAGATGGTGCGCGAGCTGCGCGCCCTGCTGGAGCACGCCCACATGGAGCGCGGCCTCTTCCTGGCCGACCACGCCTCCAACCACGTGCCCCTGCGCCTGCGCATGCCCAGGGACCGCGAGGCGGGGCTCGCGCTCCTGGACGAGGCCCTGGCGGGGCGGCGCGGCCTCAAGCCCGAAAGCGCCCGCAGGCTCTGA
- a CDS encoding PilZ domain-containing protein: MNRTLLDEPDPHGESPAVDQEQSLLLTPGHPAVLQTRPGDPGCRVVVLGVKPGEFLMVKTPPSVLAKNGLAEGQPVRLCLENEGVVCQCEATVLSALRQPLPVLFLGWPVSFQARALRRHPRVKCLIPAQVEIAGARFAAHVRDVSLGGCRVTADLSLAPRAGELKPGDLCEVRLVMNGPGMDRLAGQVCARTLTGGELSMGLAFPPGDLTRARVERFVERLLAVEELRRRTAPGGNGNGRGPQARPMPESVLADATACVHDARKIELKALSALDIQFTGSHLYEQSLILGVDGAEALIAEMPVACGLKSCPKPGMGLRGRFQEHGSYYGFMTFVTKFVTKPRPLVFLAYPKKIETLMRRKHPRVECQIPTSVANEHFRAQGFVVDVSAGGCRVLANLEAGEPIVNVMTGDMVELSLPLGGPVCETLRAKVKSFQFAGGPVTLGLVFMPERAQAPRLDGFVARMEAASR; this comes from the coding sequence ATGAACCGAACACTCCTGGACGAGCCCGATCCGCACGGCGAGTCTCCGGCCGTTGACCAGGAGCAGTCCCTGCTGCTCACTCCGGGGCATCCGGCCGTGCTCCAGACACGCCCGGGCGACCCGGGCTGCAGGGTGGTGGTGCTGGGGGTGAAGCCCGGCGAGTTCCTCATGGTCAAGACGCCGCCTTCGGTCCTGGCCAAGAACGGCCTGGCCGAGGGCCAGCCCGTGCGCCTGTGCCTGGAGAACGAGGGCGTGGTCTGCCAGTGCGAGGCCACGGTGCTCTCGGCCCTGCGCCAGCCGCTGCCCGTGCTTTTCCTGGGCTGGCCCGTCAGCTTCCAGGCCCGCGCCCTGCGACGCCATCCGCGCGTGAAGTGCCTGATCCCCGCTCAGGTGGAGATCGCGGGGGCGCGCTTCGCGGCCCACGTGCGCGACGTGAGCCTGGGCGGCTGCCGCGTCACCGCCGACCTGAGCCTGGCCCCGCGCGCCGGGGAACTCAAGCCCGGAGACCTCTGTGAAGTGCGCCTGGTGATGAACGGGCCGGGCATGGACCGCCTGGCAGGACAGGTCTGCGCGCGGACCCTCACGGGCGGCGAACTCTCCATGGGCCTGGCCTTTCCCCCGGGCGACCTCACCCGCGCCCGGGTGGAGCGATTCGTGGAACGCCTCCTGGCCGTGGAGGAGCTGCGCCGCAGGACCGCGCCCGGCGGCAACGGCAACGGCCGCGGCCCCCAGGCCCGGCCCATGCCCGAATCCGTTCTGGCCGACGCCACGGCCTGCGTGCACGACGCCCGCAAGATCGAGCTCAAGGCCCTGAGCGCCCTGGACATCCAGTTCACGGGGAGCCACCTCTACGAGCAGTCGCTCATCCTGGGCGTGGACGGGGCCGAGGCCCTCATCGCGGAAATGCCCGTGGCCTGCGGCCTGAAAAGCTGCCCCAAGCCCGGCATGGGCCTGCGCGGGCGCTTCCAGGAGCACGGCTCCTACTACGGCTTCATGACCTTCGTGACCAAGTTCGTCACCAAGCCGCGTCCCCTGGTCTTCCTGGCCTATCCCAAGAAGATCGAGACCCTCATGCGCCGCAAACACCCCCGCGTGGAGTGCCAGATCCCCACGAGCGTGGCCAACGAGCACTTCCGCGCCCAGGGCTTCGTGGTGGACGTGAGCGCGGGCGGCTGCCGCGTGCTGGCCAACCTGGAGGCCGGCGAGCCCATCGTGAACGTGATGACCGGCGACATGGTGGAGCTCTCACTGCCCCTGGGCGGTCCGGTCTGCGAGACGCTGCGCGCCAAGGTGAAGTCGTTCCAGTTCGCGGGCGGCCCCGTCACCCTGGGGCTGGTGTTCATGCCGGAGCGCGCCCAGGCGCCCCGCCTGGACGGCTTCGTGGCCCGCATGGAGGCCGCCTCGCGCTAG